In the Populus trichocarpa isolate Nisqually-1 chromosome 1, P.trichocarpa_v4.1, whole genome shotgun sequence genome, ATTAATGAACATTGAGCGTGCTCATGTTTGCTGCATGCTGATCAATAGAATGTTTTTAATGCACTTGCTACTGCACTTAATGTGAAGTAGTTGATTGCTGCTGAGTTTTCAGCAAAAAAATGGGAGAATGATCAATGCTATCATCATACtgacttctttttttacttagaGGGATTGTATTAAAATCCATCCCCTCCTTATTGAAGGGTTTGCCTTCTAGCTAATCCATTCTTTCCACTCATGGTTCCGAGCAATTCTTTTGACCTCTGTATTGCTTCTCATTTATCTTGAATGAGAATTTCCTCAGGTGTAGTGTTAAGACCTGGTTTCATCTATGGAAAAAGGAGGGTTGATGGTTTTGAGATTCCTCTGGATTTGATTGGGCAACCGGCAGAGAGAATTCTCAGTGCTATCGAGAACTTCACCAAACCCTTAAGTTCCCTTCCAGCATCCGATCTCCTGTTGGCACCTCCTGTTAATGTTGACGATCTGGCGCTTGCGGTAGTAAATGCAGTGACAGATGATGACTTCTTCGGTGTATTCACAATTGAACAAATCAAGGAAGCTGCAGCAAAGGTGAAAGTGTGAATTGATTTCCAGAGCAAGAAAGAGAAGATTATTGAAAACCAACATATCTACTAACAAATGCCTTTTACCTCAACTTTGCctgaattaaatatatacaaaacCAAGTGTAATCCACAAATGTGATATTTTCCATGGATGGATTAGCTGTAATGATATGCTCAAATTTCCTCCACAAGCACAAGTGAATACACAAACACTTCTGAATTCAACAGATTTCCAATAGCGTAGGGCATTTTTTATCTGCATCTCGTGTTTTCAATAATTCGTCAAAATGGaatgtgttttttcaatttattatatgattCATTATTATAaactttacttttaattttactcaCACCGtttaatttagataaattaTACTCCATTGATTGACATCGAAAATAGAAGTGTTCAATTAACAGAAGGGTTTCTAGTACATGGCACAAGCATGGGAGAAAATGAACTTGGCATCATGTTAGACGATGGATATCTCTGAATTCGGGGAATCAGGCAAGGTTGCTCGCTAGCAGAATTAAATCAAGCCTAAAGTGCCTACTTGAAACAGGAATTTCCCTCAGAATTAACCACCGAGGATCTCTCCAAAAAGGGAATGTAGTCACAATTGATCAAAGCAAACTACCAATTGGTCATATCATAATATTTTGGGATTTGGATGCCCTTATAGAGGCATTTTCCTAgtgaatcttgttttttttttttttccaagcataatTGTGAATCTGCTTGTGAGGGGACTACCCTCACATGGTAGTTGAGCCATATAATTTCTCCTGACTGGAAGTAATGAGTACAGCAAAGTGTTATAAAACCCCAACTTATGCAACTGTAGCTATAACACAAAAGTTGCTTCTTTTGAGCTCGATTTTGGTAACTATAAATCAGTGATACATCAGAATCTACACTAAGGAATTACAAACTAGTGTTCCATATTGGACCAAAATTTTGTTGCAAAACCACTTTTCCTCTGCTCTGCATGGATAAAGAATACTTAGCCATGCCATTTCTTTGCAATGGATCGCTCTGTAAGATACCTATATCAGAAAACACCAAAGTTTTAACAAGTTAAAGGACATAACATTGTATAATCACTTGTCACCATCAGTTAAAACTTCAAGGTGCTCAAGTGCCATACTTATTGATACCAGAGAATCTAATCAGTTGGATTCAAAAAATTCTTTGGTGAGCAGACACCAAGGATTCAAGTCAGTCAATTCATGATCAACGCTGCTCTTTTATACAGATTTTTCTTAGCAGAGTGCCAGAACCCTTGATGGCTAGCCACATGCAGATCCACTCTACTTCCTCTGCTTCCCTTCGACAAATTAAGCTATTATTGGATCACATGAATTTTTGTGGatcaattttttccatttacatGCTACCTGACAAGCATTCTGTTGGAACTAGATTTTCCAATATAGACCATAATAATTCAGAAAgcaatttattcataaaaacaaacatgaaaaaattgctTACTTCCCAGTGTAGAAGCCCGCAGAATACCAAGCGTTTAATACAACTGTCAGATCCGTTTCAGAGCTTGTATTTTCAGTTATTTCCCCTTCATTATCTTTCCTGTTCCCAGCTTTATTGCCTGCAAaatagtgggaaaaaaaaatacaatagtgAAACAAAGACACATCCAAAGGGCGCTTCATTTCTTGAGCATATTCAAATTTATCTCTCTCAACCATTCATATAAGCtagttctattaaaaaaaattaaagatcatCTGCCACTTCACTTTCAAAGTATTGACTTAGAGTTTTGCCCCagatttacaattttatttgtagtttCAGTTCCTCTGAATTACATGGGCCGAAAtctattgaaaaaataagtaaaaattttgaaaacagacggtgaaagaaaaaggatgtccacttattttaagtttttgaaaaaagaaactttTCTTCTAAGAGCGAAACTattatttaaatcttttcaGAGTTGAATGGAAATTGGAAGGCTAATACTAGGTGTCAGAAAAGGTCCTATGAAGCTCAAGATCAAACGGCCAAAGTCTTCCAGTAAAAGTATATGGTTCCTTTATGAGAACCAAAACTCTCAAATTAAAGACTATATAAGTAACATGAAAAAGAACAACTGTCACAGTGAAGTATTCTCCTTTACAAACTGAtgcacaaatttaaaataactcaTCTACGGTAAGTGATTGCTTCTCTCACTTTCTTGCTTTCTATATTTTCATGTAGCAAGACGAGGATCGGAGACCTTCATAATTAAGTCAATTTATACTATACAAGTAACCAGAAAACTCCATCTTACAACTTAAATTACTTGAAAACTGGGAAGAAAGCACGGTTTTTCTAGACTAACAGTTTATTACATAACAAAACAACTAGTTAACTGAAGAAACTAAATTCATGAACAACCTAACTAAAGAAACTAAACTGCAAGTTCATCATGTATAGAAATTCGAATATATGCATGTATGTATCTAGAAAAGAGAGGTTGGGGTACTTTAGGTGTAAAAATAtgcttcaaaatttaaataaaacacatttcACTATCTGAGGATTTGTTTCGGCCATGCCCGCTATTCCAGTTACTTGAAATAAAACCTAAATGACATTCCATTTCAAAGCCGACTGCTTAATACTGTCATGTTATCCACAAAGTTCTGATTAAATTCTAAaacatttcttttcttgattgacatttttatcattttcaaaaaaccaTGTTTACCTTCTATATCGGAGTTGACAACAGGAGTATTCATTGTCATGGATGACATTGCTCTTTCTGCAGCATCCATTGCTGTTTTCACAATGTCATCATCTATGGGAGGGAAAGACTTTCCAGGGTTCATCATGGCAGAAGAATCAGTACATGCTTTACCAAGAGATGTCCCACCAAAAGTACAAGATGAGAATGAAGAGCATGGAGCCACTGAACAATGACAAGCATAAGGGCAACAAGAACAGATGAGAGGGGAGAGTGAAGCTTGGGTTGCAGCAACCGACTGATCTTGAGAAGCAGAACAGGTTCCCCAATAACCACCAGAACCTGAACCTTCAGCAGGATATTGGTAGTTATAACCACCATGCAGATTAAGTTGCTGTAGAATCCTTTGCCTCTTCTCCTCAAGCTCATAGTACTGGCCGAGTAACTGGTTATAATCTTCTGCACCATGTGAATACAAACCACTGAGAGTTTGTGCGTGAACACCACCATTTGATGGATCTACATATGGCTCAGGTCCAAGTGAATCTAcacaattatttaatttggcCGGTGCAAGGTTTTCAGTCTCTTCCAATTCTGTGACAGTATTCGATGTAACATTGCTGTTCTCATCTGCCTccctacattttaaaaatcacaagaaatgaaaacagatCCCAGAAAAGCAgataccataaaaataaaagaatcatgTAGGTGAATAAGCACTCTCTATCAAGaactcaaattatattttatataaaattcaacttAAGCTTCATATCAATACCGAATAGGAAAATGTTGCAAGTAAATTCAAGCCCATTTTCTCAAAGCACCTATCAACTATCTAAGTGTTATTCTCATATCTTATTCTTCAacaactcaaaaacaaatacaaggaGAAAACAATAAAGTCCTCCAGGACCAAAAGGGATttaagctatcttatattatagGTACACAGTACTTACTTAACAGTCCCATCCAGACTTTCATCGACCCTAGTAATAGCAGAGGCATTTTCATCCTCGGTGCCGCCACCAAATTTCCCTCCATCAGTTGATTTATCCTGGATTCTTTTCTTTCCATGCATTTTCTGCAAAAttagaaaagtaaaaattaataataaggaataaaactcaaaaaaaaaaagtgaaaagtatagagagaaggagagaggacCTTGTACTTGGACATGGCATCGTCGAAGGCGTTGATGAGAGCTGAATCATCCCACAATTCCCCTTCCTTCCCCATTTActttcccctctctctcttcccaattctctctctctctctctctctctctcttccctgCTCCCTACCTCTGCTTGCGGAGTCATGTAAGTAGTGAACTCCACCCTAGGAGACCATCTCAAAGCAATTCAGCCCATTTAGGCCCAAAGTGTGACCGTCTGTGCATTTTCAGCCCATTGAAACTATCTATTGGGGTGCCCATATATGCCCCATCCCCAACTACTTCGACCATTGGACTTTGGCGCACGGGCAGTTGTCGAAACTTACAGGGCAAGCGCCAGCCATAGTGATTAGTGTGCCTGTTTTTGCTATAAAACCATTAGCAAAACCAGTGAACAAGCTATCAGAAATGAACTAGCATCCCTggtattttaatgttttgtagAACCAGATTTAACACGCGGTATGCTTATAAAAGTCCCACCCAAAAGCTGTGCAAGTTCATCCTAAACCAAAACCCAACTCTGCAAATTTCTTTAATCATCTTCCAACACCAAATCAAGGCTATCAAATCTAGCCTATTATCTTAATTAccttccttttaatttattggatATCACTGATATATGTATCATGCAACCTGTGggtgtagcaaaacaaaaaacaaggagGCAAGTTAACTTGTGGGCAATACGAGCTCAGCCAAGAAGGTTTGGGATTTCATTCGTGGTGCCTGATCGTGTTGTCATGGAAATCAGTAGCAAAAGAAGAGTTCGAGGGAAGCATCCTCTGAGATTGATAAGAATGCCACCAGGTGGGCCAGTTGAATTCCATAAGATTGTGGAGGAAGCTAACCAACATAGTCCACCCTTGAAGAATTGGGACAAAGATACGTGTCCCCTTCCTGATAAGGCGTATCACAGGAGTTGCTTTAATGATTGGTATACACTGTTGTTTTATCACCCTTAATAGTATAGCCTATAGGCACTTTCATTTCTAGGCATGCGCTTTGAGTCGCTGCTTTTTCACAATGAAATTGCTCAGAGGGGAGCAAAGAAGGAAGACTCCCATCAAAAGCTTAACTTGACGCCATGGTCTCTGTGACTCTGCTCATTCTCTTTACAATTGCGGTCCTACCTTCACCATTTGTAAATGAAGAATAAAAGTAGTGACAAATTCTACCCCTTTAATCGAGTAGCcgcattaataataataataattaaattaaattaaattaaacctcACATAAAATTAACTGCAAAAACCGAATCTAGATATCAAACcaagaaaatcttaaaataaaaaccaaaaagagtCAAAGCTCATTATTTTGCTTTGATTCTTGGGTTTTGAGGCTTGTGTGGCCTAATACCTAAACTTTATTTGTCTTACAGTACAGTTCATGAATATTGAGATAGAAGAAACAAGCGGCAGAAGGTATGAAGGAGAGGGAAAACATCGTCCAGTTACATTCCATCCACAAAAGCTCGCCGAAATTAGTGTCGATGGATTTGACCTAACAAGGAGAGTTTTATCGATGGTGTTTATAGGTTCTGACATGGTAGGTAAGAGTAGATCGTGCtcgataaaataattttttatttatttatttagtaattttggttgattaaaatgtattttaaggtTAGAGATGATTTATGGATATTTGGCGCGTGAAAAATGATGAACAAAATGGATCATGGGGACCAAAACCAACAACCAACCCTTGATCTTTCAATGATCAAAAGGACATCAGAGTAATTACACCAAGCAATGTGTCATTCACTGGTGGATGACGCGTTGTCCCATATTTCTTCTCACCCCCACTTAGGGGCACAAGTATGGGCCAAGCATCCCACCACCTAGGCCTAACGCAGCTAAGCTGCTTCTTCcttgtttttgtgtgtgtgtttttaatatatttatatttttttaatattttaattctcTAAAATTAATTCCTGTCACGAAactttataatgtttttctgATGCATTTTGCATAATGGGTGTCCTTATAACTCTATTTAGGGTTactataacatttttttataacaaatgtTGAAAAGGTTAGTATAGcacccaaatttattttatcaagaaGTTTGCTCTCTGGCTTCTAGATTTTTCTTCATAGATGAAATATTCGCTACAACACtagaatttcattaaaattcaattatattaaaaaatcgcGGGATTTTGAAGTGAATAGCAGGATTGAAAAGGACGTAATTAAAGCTtgcactcttttatttttaatcttggcaaatcatattgatttttttaataaaataaatttaaaaatcaaagcctaaataaataataatattattatctaatatggtttttaaaccgagaaaacaatATCATggtaaataaagaaagaacagAGGTTGGAAAcattttaactaattaaaaaaaccagcttcgaaatcatcaataatttcATAACTCTTGCATAAGAAAGATGAGCAACTTTTTTTCTActcctgagtttttttttttttatcttcattaaaaatcaatgaaaattctTTGCCATGGGCATTCATGTCATCCATGTGTCAGAGTTGGTTGATGATGTTGATAGcaaatttttatatacttaaaaaaaaagcattataaCCCAAAACAatgtcttgattattttttaaattattgaaagaaCAGGAGCtacattatattaattattttttaaaatattttttacttaaaaatatattaaaaaaattatttttaatatgaacccatcaaaattaatctataaacataaaaaaaacttaatttaaatatcaaaattttagtaAATCATTGTTTGTAACTCGATTCCGAGCTACCTCCAAGTCTAAGCGTGTGTAGGCTTGCTTTTTCTTGGACcatgctatttttttctctattttttaggaTCACATCTTGTGCTTTGATCCTGCTACCCAGACCTCTCACCAACCACCACCCAGATCGATGCACACTATTGATCACCACTCCCCAACCTCAGGAAACCCTCTTCTTCCCGTGGGACCCTTATAGGTGGGACAAAACTCGTTATTCAAACAAGCAAGCAATGAACGGCGTTAAACCTGTTCAAGATTTGTTAGATAGTTTCTTCAAGAATAATATGCGcggtttcttttgaaaagtagCTTCAGACCACCAATTAAGGAAAACCCCACCACACCAAAACAATCCAAATGTTTATTAACCAAGCTGGGACATGATCAGCAAAACAAGACAAATAAGTAGAGTCATAAGCAAGTCAAGTAATCCATCACTAACAAAAGGGTGACTACCGAAATAACCTAGCAGTTTCTAGATAAACTAAGACCTACAGTCCTTTGACAGGATATTCACAAATTCATGTCGACGCATTCTAGCAAGCAAGCATCAAACAAACTTCACCTCAATTTCCGACAAACAGCAGGCATTAAGGGTGCTTTGGCTGTGCTCAAAACACCACTTAGCCTTCTGCAGCTGGTTTAGCCACAGGGACTTCACACTCGGATGGCAACTGCATAAAGCCAGAAAAGCTGTGTCAGGTGATTAAAATCAAGATTCCCTCACACGGATTTATGGAGAAATATTAATCCTGAAAATAGATATTCCCATACTATATATATTCTGTATGAATTGCCAATATAAATACTATATGACAGGGATGGCTTATCAGCACCATTCTTCTTctgtagttttttaatttttacaccTTAACTTAGACATTTACTGTAGCCACAGGTCAGTATTCATGTACTTGGTATGCAACCTAAGGCAGCTTAAGTTACTGATTGAAGATGAAAGCAATTCTGTTCcccaacccaaaacaaaaagCACATAGAGAAAACCAAATTATTGAAGATGAAGTAAATGAGCAATGCTATACTCCTCATAGCAGTCCATTTCATAAAGACATACAAGGAAAGGATAGCTTTAAAAAGATTATGTTCATGAATTATGGAATATGTTTCCACAACACCAAAAACACATTCAGaccattaaacttaaaattctgACAGTTGCAGAAGACATTCCCATAACAAACAGGACAGTTGCAGAAGACATTCCCATAACAAACAGGACAGTAGCATTGGGACAAACTAGATAAATAAGCAGCAGCAGAATAAGTCTGTCATATGTTCATCAGTTTCAAAAGTTCCACTTCTAACTGAAATCAAATGGAAATGAACCTATCAATGAATAAACTGCATCAATAGAAGTTCTAGATTTTTAGTAGCCAATAGTTTAGCTGGGGCTCTCTTCAAATCTGCCCCTGAACAAACTAAGGAATTTTCAGCTAAGCAAGTTAAGGTCCACCTGATAATCATACCACCAGAAGACTAGCACTGGATGTCCCAAAATAAGGCAAAACATGAACACAAATTATAACATACCTTGCCTTGAAGACTTGTAATTGTCGACTTCAGTAAAGCATCTCCAACAATCAACCTCAACTTCTTGACAAAATTCTCCCTGCTTATCTTCTTCTcctgaaaaggaaaacaaaaggtgaTCACCTAATCATGATAAACATTTGAATTAGAACAGAAGATAACAGCAGAGCATGCCATTTTACATACCCTGAACAGTTCATAATGGTTAGTTATGAGTTCCATGTCTTTGCTTGGAACTTTATTTGAAATCACAGCAAACAACATAGGGAAAGGCATCCATGGAGATTTAGGGGTTCTTGTATTGCTTGAACTCAGACTTGGTGATTTTCCAAGAGATCTCCCAGAACCCGAAACTGGTTGAATTTCGCTTCCCTTGAAGATGACAAATGTTGACCGTTAAGTAGCTCAGGCACAGTTATAAACATACATAAGGAGCCAAAAGCTCCAGGTGAAACTAGTCAACAATACTGAATTAGTAATCTTGTCAAATAAGACATACAATGTCCAGGCAACCATATCCATATACTCTAGCTTGCACGTTTCAATGTAAGGAACTGTTTGATTgccttttaatatttaaacagTTCATCTATCATTCTAGCTTGCACAGTTCAAAACCAAAAGTATAGTCGATATGCTTTTGGTTCTTCAAATACCATCTACCCCTTATAATTACCAATAGTAAAAGCCTTCTCAGTCACACTCCTTTTTAAGGTATGTACTACTCCGCAACAGTTGCCGTTATTTCCAGAACTTCTCATTGCACAGGCAGCTCTATGTTAGACTCAAGTTTAGAAGTATTAACTCTAAACCATTCAACtttcatttcatattttatgcTTTCTGTTGCATAAGGTCAGTTGTCTTTTGTCTAAAATTGACCATACTTTTGCAGGTAAATGAAGAAACATGTGTCTCCCCAAATAGAACAAGCAGAACCAACATCAAATTTTCACCTGCTATGTATTGCATAGAAAAcaatggataaagaaacccaacaaatatacataaaaaaggATAGTGCCAGAACAATATCAGTACCCATACCATATCAGCAGCAGGGGACTTATTAAGATCAACTGCAGAAGACTCTACAGGTACATTCAGATCAACTGCAGGGGACTCAACTGGTAAACATCCCTGACCTCCATTAGAAGAAGTGGTCACGCCAGAAACAGAATGCTTACTCTCACTCCCAACCAGAAACCCTGCAGAAAAAACACACAGTGCTAAAAAAGTGCTAAAAAAGTTGCAAAAAGAAAATCAGAGGTATTCATACAGCATCTGCAGATAACGCTGCTGACAAAGTCATTGAATCAATGCTTGACATGTTGATTGATCTCATGAACGTAATAGAACCCAGCCAAAAGGATATTTCCACATCATGGATGAAACCTCATCTTAAAACTAGCATCCTTTTAAATTTCAGCATCAAAGGAGGTTGGACTGTTGAAATGGCACTTGTTTCCAACCACCAGAATACATTGGCCATGCTCCATCCAACAAATCACTAATGATTGAGGAGCACACATCCAACAAGAGCAAGGATTTCATTCAAATCCTAGAAGacatctatatatttatatgccATACATgcgtgcatgtgtgtgtgtgttgaaaTTGTTTGTGCCAAAACTGAAACCTCTAGAAGAAGTAGCATATCACCTTCTGAGTTGGGAGTGAACTTGAAACTAACAACGAACTCTGGATAAATGTGGGTGTTCATATTCATATTCCAGACTATATACTCTCTTGGATTTTCAAGATCATCCACTCCACTATCAAAATCCTCACTActgggatggaactgtcggctcCCGTGCTGAAGAAGCTCCATATTTCCCATTATTACTCGACAAAATACCAAGTGCCGCACTCCATTTTCGTCAACATCACAATAATTTGCACTGTAAACAAACCAAAAGTTGAATCCACCTCAATAGCAcagtattaaaaagaaaaggaacctcAATAGTAAAACAAAGTTAAAACCAATCATATAAGAAAACTATCACAAAAAAGCATCACATGCACTTCTCAAGGCAGGTGGTACATTGTAAAGGCAGCAAAACATG is a window encoding:
- the LOC18094123 gene encoding uncharacterized protein LOC18094123 isoform X1, with translation MGKEGELWDDSALINAFDDAMSKYKKMHGKKRIQDKSTDGGKFGGGTEDENASAITRVDESLDGTVKEADENSNVTSNTVTELEETENLAPAKLNNCVDSLGPEPYVDPSNGGVHAQTLSGLYSHGAEDYNQLLGQYYELEEKRQRILQQLNLHGGYNYQYPAEGSGSGGYWGTCSASQDQSVAATQASLSPLICSCCPYACHCSVAPCSSFSSCTFGGTSLGKACTDSSAMMNPGKSFPPIDDDIVKTAMDAAERAMSSMTMNTPVVNSDIEGNKAGNRKDNEGEITENTSSETDLTVVLNAWYSAGFYTGKYLTERSIAKKWHG
- the LOC18094123 gene encoding uncharacterized protein LOC18094123 isoform X2 is translated as MGKEGELWDDSALINAFDDAMSKYKKMHGKKRIQDKSTDGGKFGGGTEDENASAITRVDESLDGTVKEADENSNVTSNTVTELEETENLAPAKLNNCVDSLGPEPYVDPSNGGVHAQTLSGLYSHGAEDYNQLLGQYYELEEKRQRILQQLNLHGGYNYQYPAEGSGSGGYWGTCSASQDQSVAATQASLSPLICSCCPYACHCSVAPCSSFSSCTFGGTSLGKACTDSSAMMNPGKSFPPIDDDIVKTAMDAAERAMSSMTMNTPVVNSDIEGNKAGNRKDNEGEITENTSSETDLTVVLNAWYSAGFYTGK